Proteins from a genomic interval of Streptomyces sp. Tu6071:
- a CDS encoding response regulator transcription factor, translating into MRVVLAEDLFLLRDGLVRLLEAYDCEIVAAVESGPELSRALAEERPDVAVVDVRLPPSYTDEGLQCALAARRARPGLPVLVLSQHVEQLYARELLADGNGGVGYLLKDRVFDAEQFVAAVRQVAAGGTAMDPQVISQLLRRPAAERPLARLTAREREVLELMAQGRSNAAIAERLVVTERAVAKHTSNIFARLGLEISDDDNRRVLAVLAFLDGKQPG; encoded by the coding sequence GTGCGTGTTGTCCTAGCCGAGGACCTGTTTCTGCTGCGGGACGGTCTCGTGCGGCTGCTCGAAGCGTACGACTGCGAGATCGTCGCCGCGGTGGAGAGCGGGCCCGAGCTGAGCCGGGCGCTCGCCGAGGAGCGCCCGGACGTCGCGGTCGTAGACGTACGGCTGCCGCCCTCGTACACCGACGAGGGCCTGCAGTGCGCGCTCGCGGCACGGCGCGCCCGGCCGGGGCTCCCGGTGCTCGTGCTCTCGCAGCACGTCGAGCAGTTGTACGCGCGGGAGTTGCTCGCGGACGGCAACGGCGGGGTCGGGTACCTGCTCAAGGACCGGGTGTTCGACGCCGAGCAGTTCGTGGCGGCGGTGCGGCAGGTCGCCGCGGGCGGCACGGCGATGGACCCGCAGGTGATCTCGCAGTTGCTGCGCCGTCCCGCCGCCGAGCGGCCACTGGCCCGGCTCACGGCGCGCGAGCGCGAGGTGCTCGAACTGATGGCGCAGGGCCGCTCGAACGCGGCGATCGCCGAGCGGCTCGTGGTGACCGAGCGGGCGGTCGCGAAGCACACGTCGAACATCTTCGCCCGCCTGGGTCTTGAGATCTCCGACGACGACAACCGCCGGGTCCTCGCGGTGCTCGCCTTCCTCGACGGGAAGCAGCCGGGCTAG